A window of Corallococcus macrosporus DSM 14697 contains these coding sequences:
- a CDS encoding amidase: protein MTYQRNPVKAPRMSGMALKAFVNALESGVGSVMLDKLTRDSGIERWRELPAGDAPPLQFPLPQGSAPAEPQPPTEQAARAIAASASPPERESVAAYLRAYREGATDPVAVVSRIHDAISRLDSGKQRMGLFVARKPDEVHRAAEASAERLRAGRPLSVLDGIPVVLKDEVDLAGFPTTLGTRFRTQVATADSTVAARLKAAGAIILGKANMNEIGINPIGLNPHHGAARNPWDTGRITGGSSSASAAAVAAGLCPLSIGADGGGSIRIPAALCGIVGLKATWGRIPETGVPPLCWNVGHVGPMGLTVDDVAAAYALLAGPDGQDLVSQGQSPHHLSGYGDDNLSGVRLGICWDYFEDADADVVARCKEAVAALTAAGARVVEIPPPDLNAVLWTHSCIILSEMSESMQPYVKAHLSDFGLDTRTNLAIGRHFRATDLVHALRHRHRLTRELLAQMADVEVLVTPTTATTAPLIPEAALPDGESNLPVVDALMRFVRLANLTGFPSLSVPAGFDEEGLPVGIQLTGRPYEEHLLLRLGRVVEQAAEYRVPPVHLRALR, encoded by the coding sequence ATGACCTACCAACGCAACCCGGTGAAGGCGCCCCGCATGTCCGGCATGGCGCTCAAGGCTTTCGTGAACGCGCTCGAGAGCGGCGTCGGGTCGGTGATGCTGGACAAGCTGACGCGGGACAGCGGCATCGAGCGCTGGCGCGAGCTCCCCGCCGGTGATGCGCCGCCGCTCCAGTTCCCCTTGCCGCAAGGCTCGGCCCCTGCGGAGCCGCAGCCCCCCACGGAGCAGGCCGCGCGGGCCATCGCCGCGTCCGCCAGTCCTCCGGAGCGTGAGAGCGTCGCGGCCTATCTGCGCGCCTACCGCGAGGGGGCCACGGACCCCGTGGCCGTCGTGAGCCGGATTCATGACGCCATCTCCCGGCTGGACAGCGGGAAGCAGCGGATGGGCCTGTTCGTCGCCCGCAAGCCGGACGAGGTGCACCGGGCCGCGGAGGCGTCTGCCGAGCGCCTGCGGGCCGGCCGGCCGCTCAGCGTGCTCGATGGAATCCCCGTGGTGCTGAAGGACGAGGTCGACCTGGCCGGGTTCCCCACCACGCTGGGCACGCGGTTCCGCACCCAGGTGGCCACCGCGGACTCGACGGTGGCGGCCCGGCTCAAGGCCGCGGGCGCCATCATCCTCGGCAAGGCCAACATGAACGAGATTGGCATCAACCCCATCGGGTTGAATCCCCACCACGGCGCCGCGCGCAACCCCTGGGACACGGGCCGAATCACCGGGGGCAGCTCCAGCGCCTCCGCCGCCGCCGTGGCCGCGGGCCTGTGCCCCTTGAGCATCGGCGCGGATGGCGGTGGCTCCATCCGCATCCCCGCGGCCCTGTGCGGCATCGTGGGGCTCAAGGCGACGTGGGGCCGCATCCCGGAGACGGGCGTCCCTCCGCTGTGCTGGAACGTGGGCCACGTGGGCCCCATGGGCCTCACCGTGGACGACGTCGCCGCGGCGTATGCGCTGCTCGCGGGGCCGGACGGACAGGACCTCGTCTCCCAGGGGCAGTCGCCGCATCACCTGTCGGGCTACGGGGATGACAACCTGAGCGGCGTGCGGCTGGGCATCTGCTGGGACTACTTCGAGGACGCGGACGCGGACGTCGTCGCGCGCTGCAAGGAGGCCGTGGCCGCGCTGACGGCGGCGGGCGCCCGGGTGGTGGAGATTCCGCCACCGGACCTCAACGCGGTCCTGTGGACCCATAGCTGCATCATCCTGAGCGAGATGTCCGAGTCCATGCAGCCATACGTGAAGGCGCACCTGTCGGACTTCGGGCTCGACACGCGCACCAACCTGGCCATTGGCCGGCACTTCCGCGCCACGGACCTGGTGCATGCGCTGCGGCACCGGCACCGCCTGACGCGAGAGCTGCTGGCGCAGATGGCCGACGTGGAGGTCCTCGTCACGCCCACGACGGCCACCACGGCGCCCCTCATCCCGGAGGCGGCGCTCCCGGACGGCGAGTCGAACCTGCCCGTGGTTGACGCGCTGATGCGCTTCGTGCGCCTGGCCAACCTGACGGGGTTCCCCTCCCTGTCCGTACCCGCCGGCTTCGACGAGGAGGGGCTTCCCGTGGGCATCCAGCTCACGGGCCGTCCCTACGAGGAGCACCTGTTGCTCCGCCTGGGCCGCGTGGTGGAGCAGGCCGCTGAGTACCGGGTTCCACCTGTTCATCTGCGCGCACTTCGGTGA
- the ltrA gene encoding group II intron reverse transcriptase/maturase: protein MSRQEGSNPPGGPESTDKVRQLQRKLFVAAKRCRERRFHALYDRVHRSDVLWEAWQRVRRNKGAAGVDSVTLAAVEQYGAQRLVQELGEVLRAGTYKPPAVLRRFIPKADGKLRPLGIPTVQDRIVQMAVKLVLEPVFEADFLPSSYGFRPRRSAVQALERIREAVNAGCHHVLDADIRDYFGSIDHELLMERVERRVSDRRVLKLLRQWLSAGVVEEGRYSETVSGTPQGGVISPLLSNIYLHFFDSVWQRQCAQVGELVRYADDFVVLCKGREAAEEAERRVRIIFGRLKLQLHPEKTRRVELTEGKEGFDFLGCHLHKRMSGKLWQQRGVRRYYLQRWPSARSMKRVRARVKELTSRQRHGVKDVREIIGGLNPVLRGWGNYFRTGNAARKFNQLDSYVFRRLHQFMVKRRGRKLRAGQADAWNRAWFWERGLHRLHGTIRYPKPCMLHDNTLVKPYAGKPHVRFERRRVETGR, encoded by the coding sequence ATGAGCCGCCAAGAAGGCTCCAATCCCCCCGGTGGGCCAGAGTCCACCGACAAAGTTCGACAACTCCAGCGCAAGCTCTTCGTGGCAGCCAAGCGGTGCCGGGAGCGCCGTTTCCATGCGCTGTATGACCGAGTCCACCGGAGTGACGTCCTGTGGGAAGCATGGCAGCGGGTCCGACGCAACAAGGGCGCTGCCGGCGTGGATTCAGTCACGCTGGCGGCGGTGGAGCAGTACGGCGCACAGCGGCTGGTGCAGGAGCTGGGCGAGGTACTGCGAGCAGGAACCTACAAACCGCCCGCGGTGCTCAGGCGGTTCATTCCCAAGGCGGACGGGAAACTCAGGCCGCTGGGCATTCCGACGGTGCAGGACCGTATCGTGCAGATGGCGGTGAAGCTGGTGCTGGAGCCTGTCTTCGAGGCGGATTTTCTTCCGTCGTCGTATGGCTTCCGGCCACGTCGAAGCGCGGTGCAGGCCCTGGAGCGCATCCGGGAGGCAGTCAATGCCGGGTGTCACCACGTGCTCGACGCGGACATCCGCGACTACTTCGGCAGCATCGACCATGAGCTGCTGATGGAGCGGGTGGAGCGGCGGGTGTCGGACCGGAGGGTGCTCAAGCTGCTGAGGCAGTGGCTGAGTGCGGGAGTGGTGGAGGAGGGCCGGTACTCCGAGACGGTCTCGGGGACACCGCAGGGGGGAGTGATTTCCCCGCTGCTCTCCAACATCTACCTGCACTTCTTCGACAGCGTGTGGCAGCGGCAGTGCGCGCAGGTGGGCGAGCTGGTGCGCTACGCGGATGACTTCGTGGTGCTGTGCAAAGGCCGCGAAGCTGCCGAGGAGGCCGAACGAAGGGTGCGCATCATCTTCGGGAGGCTGAAGCTGCAACTGCACCCGGAGAAGACGCGGCGAGTGGAACTCACCGAGGGCAAGGAAGGCTTCGACTTTCTGGGCTGTCACCTGCACAAGCGCATGTCGGGCAAGCTGTGGCAGCAGCGGGGAGTGCGCCGCTACTACCTCCAGCGGTGGCCGTCAGCGCGGAGCATGAAGCGGGTGAGGGCTCGGGTGAAGGAGCTGACGAGCCGACAGCGGCACGGGGTGAAGGATGTCCGAGAAATCATCGGCGGCCTGAACCCGGTGTTGCGAGGATGGGGCAACTACTTCCGCACCGGGAACGCGGCCCGAAAGTTCAATCAACTCGACTCCTACGTCTTCCGGCGGCTGCACCAGTTCATGGTGAAACGCAGAGGCAGGAAGCTGCGGGCCGGCCAGGCGGACGCATGGAATCGAGCGTGGTTCTGGGAAAGAGGCCTGCACCGGTTGCATGGGACGATTCGCTACCCGAAACCGTGCATGCTGCACGACAACACTCTCGTTAAGCCGTATGCGGGAAAACCGCACGTACGGTTTGAAAGGAGGAGGGTGGAAACGGGCCGCTGA
- a CDS encoding saccharopine dehydrogenase family protein, with amino-acid sequence MERRAGDILVVGGYGQVGQEVVRILAPAFPGRVVVAGRSLDRAEALSRHTGAGTRARALDVTAPDAVAHLAGVALVVMCLDQQRPSFVEHCLRSGIDYVDVTASQASLAAFEQLSPLAAHTGSTAVLSVGVAPGLTQVLAARAVASLDSVEQLDLFVLLGGGDTHGAAAIAWTLENLAAPFDVYRQGQLHRVHGFQEGQWVHFPGEARPRRAWRFNFPDQRTVARTLSVPTVSTWLCFDPPGLTTLAALSVRWGLGRLLRWPLFRRAMTWLALRAHAGSDACSVLAKAEGHIGGRPVTQMASLQGRREAAMTGRVAAEVARALLTAPRHGPGGVVHLERFVAPEPFLRRIAAAVPDARYEARAAA; translated from the coding sequence ATGGAGCGTAGGGCAGGGGACATCCTCGTGGTGGGCGGCTACGGGCAGGTAGGGCAGGAGGTCGTTCGCATCCTGGCGCCCGCCTTCCCCGGCCGCGTGGTGGTGGCGGGGCGGAGCTTGGACCGGGCGGAGGCGCTCTCGAGGCACACGGGGGCGGGGACCCGAGCGCGGGCGCTCGATGTCACCGCGCCTGACGCCGTGGCGCACCTGGCAGGGGTCGCGCTGGTGGTGATGTGCCTGGACCAGCAGCGTCCGTCGTTCGTCGAGCACTGCCTGCGCTCAGGTATCGACTACGTGGACGTGACGGCGTCCCAGGCGTCCCTGGCCGCCTTCGAGCAACTGTCGCCCCTCGCGGCCCACACAGGGAGCACCGCCGTGCTCAGTGTGGGCGTGGCTCCCGGGCTCACCCAGGTGCTCGCGGCTCGGGCGGTGGCCTCGCTCGACTCCGTGGAGCAGCTGGACCTCTTCGTGCTGCTGGGCGGCGGCGACACACACGGCGCGGCGGCCATCGCCTGGACGCTGGAGAACCTCGCCGCTCCGTTCGACGTCTACCGGCAGGGACAGCTCCACCGTGTCCATGGGTTCCAGGAGGGCCAGTGGGTCCACTTTCCCGGGGAGGCGAGGCCGCGCCGCGCCTGGCGGTTCAACTTCCCGGACCAGCGGACCGTCGCTCGGACCTTGTCCGTTCCCACCGTGTCGACGTGGCTGTGCTTCGACCCACCTGGGTTGACCACGCTGGCCGCGCTCTCCGTCCGATGGGGGCTGGGGCGGCTTCTGCGGTGGCCGCTTTTTCGGCGGGCCATGACCTGGCTGGCGCTTCGGGCCCACGCGGGTTCGGACGCGTGCTCGGTGCTCGCGAAGGCGGAGGGCCACATCGGGGGCAGGCCCGTGACGCAGATGGCCTCCCTTCAAGGCCGGCGCGAGGCCGCGATGACGGGCCGGGTCGCGGCGGAGGTGGCTCGGGCGCTGCTCACCGCTCCCCGTCACGGTCCTGGCGGCGTCGTTCACCTGGAGCGATTCGTCGCGCCCGAGCCTTTCCTGCGGCGCATCGCGGCGGCTGTCCCGGACGCGCGGTACGAGGCGCGCGCCGCTGCGTGA
- a CDS encoding LysR family transcriptional regulator, with product MNIICADRASMPSLSNIEAFVRAAEQGDFTRAARKLQLTASAVSRRIARLEEELGVVLFQRTTRAMQLTEDGRAFYSRCQHILGELEAAKESLSRSRHRPVGVLRVNAPQAIGQLVLMPALPRFLAAHPGVELRLTLRDEVVDPITEGADVLLRMGALEDSRLVARKLGTTRLLACAAPAYLRRHGLPETAADLSRHNCLGFLRGDTPAAWLLQDGSSPARTEPRGNFHTNQGATLRDAAVLGLGIAMLFDFMVARELESGALVPVLDAQTGAPRPIHALYPRGRHLSSRVRVFLDFVATLFPR from the coding sequence ATGAACATCATCTGTGCGGACCGCGCATCAATGCCCTCGCTCTCGAACATCGAAGCCTTCGTCCGCGCCGCCGAGCAGGGTGACTTCACCCGGGCGGCGCGGAAGCTCCAGCTCACCGCCTCCGCCGTGAGCCGGCGCATTGCCCGTCTGGAGGAGGAGCTGGGCGTCGTGCTCTTCCAGCGGACGACCCGGGCCATGCAGCTCACCGAGGACGGCCGTGCGTTCTACTCGCGCTGCCAGCACATCCTCGGAGAGTTGGAGGCCGCGAAGGAGTCGCTCTCCCGCTCCCGGCACCGGCCCGTGGGGGTGCTCCGGGTGAACGCACCCCAGGCCATTGGCCAGTTGGTCCTCATGCCGGCGCTGCCCCGCTTCCTCGCCGCGCATCCCGGCGTCGAGCTGCGGCTGACCCTCCGCGACGAGGTGGTGGACCCCATCACCGAAGGCGCCGACGTGCTCCTTCGGATGGGCGCCTTGGAGGACTCGCGGCTGGTGGCTCGAAAGCTGGGGACCACGCGACTGCTCGCCTGTGCCGCCCCCGCGTACCTGCGACGCCACGGCCTGCCGGAGACCGCGGCGGACCTGAGCCGGCACAATTGCCTGGGGTTCCTCCGGGGCGACACGCCCGCGGCGTGGTTGCTGCAGGACGGAAGCTCCCCGGCGCGCACCGAGCCCCGAGGCAACTTCCACACGAACCAGGGTGCCACCTTGCGCGACGCGGCCGTGCTCGGCCTGGGCATCGCGATGCTCTTCGACTTCATGGTGGCCCGTGAGCTGGAATCCGGCGCGCTCGTCCCCGTCCTTGACGCGCAGACGGGTGCCCCCCGCCCCATCCACGCGCTGTACCCACGTGGAAGGCACCTGTCCTCCCGCGTTCGCGTCTTCCTCGACTTCGTGGCTACGCTCTTTCCCCGGTGA
- a CDS encoding RecQ family ATP-dependent DNA helicase produces the protein MHRADGARRGSIDTVLRERFGLTDFRPGQREVIEALLGPRAAALAVFPTGGGKSLCYQLPALLLEGITVVVSPLIALMKDQIDALTRQGIRAARLDASLSVDESREVTQALREGSLKLLYVAPERFNNERFTALLRALRIALFAVDEAHCVSEWGHNFRPDYLKLAQAARALSAERILALTATATPSVVRDICQGFGIPEENAVVTGFYRRNLALETTPVHAEDRDALLLERLNSREPGPTIVYVTQQKTAERVAAFLSTEGLPTNAYHAGLESDVRERVQEEWMASTNGIVVATIAFGMGIDKADVRAVYHYNLPKGLESYSQEIGRAGRDGAPSVVELFACPDDVSSLENFAFGDTPTPEALQGLVTELLGQGPELSVDLFALSSRHDVRQLVLRTALTYLELEGVLRQGTPYYAGYKVQPLVSLDALVGRFQGERVQFLRDVFAQAKKGRTWYSLDPAEVAGSLRQPRERVVRALEYLEEQGLVLLQVSDPRQRFTRLRRQEDPKALTDLLDRRFQQREAQEVARVQDVLRLVTHKGCQSNALVAHFGQQREQPCGHCTFCRTGEAQVLPAVRRKPALPAGLDVVAFRALAAKHPEALGQPRQAARFLCGLSSPALTRAKLGGHALFGALEGWPFVEVLDFCCGQPVT, from the coding sequence ATGCACAGGGCAGATGGAGCACGGCGCGGTTCAATCGACACCGTCCTGCGCGAGCGGTTCGGACTGACGGACTTCCGCCCCGGCCAGCGTGAGGTCATCGAGGCCCTGCTCGGTCCGCGGGCCGCTGCGCTCGCGGTGTTCCCCACGGGCGGTGGCAAGTCGCTCTGCTATCAGCTTCCGGCGCTGCTGCTGGAAGGCATCACCGTGGTCGTCTCGCCGCTGATCGCGTTGATGAAGGACCAGATTGATGCCCTGACGCGGCAGGGCATCCGCGCCGCACGGCTGGACGCCTCGCTGTCGGTGGATGAGTCCCGCGAAGTCACGCAGGCGCTGCGCGAGGGCTCGCTCAAGCTGCTCTACGTGGCGCCCGAGCGCTTCAACAACGAGCGCTTCACCGCCTTGCTCCGAGCGCTGCGCATCGCCCTGTTCGCGGTGGACGAGGCGCACTGCGTCTCGGAATGGGGCCACAACTTCCGGCCAGACTACCTGAAGCTGGCGCAGGCGGCGCGAGCGCTGTCCGCCGAGCGCATCCTGGCGCTCACCGCCACGGCGACGCCCTCCGTCGTGCGGGACATCTGCCAGGGCTTCGGCATCCCGGAGGAGAACGCGGTCGTCACGGGCTTCTACCGGCGAAACCTCGCGCTGGAGACCACTCCGGTGCACGCCGAGGACCGGGATGCGCTGCTCCTGGAGCGGCTGAACTCCCGCGAGCCCGGGCCGACCATCGTCTACGTCACGCAGCAGAAGACGGCCGAGCGCGTGGCCGCGTTCCTCTCCACGGAAGGACTCCCCACCAACGCCTACCACGCGGGCCTGGAGTCCGACGTCCGTGAGCGGGTGCAGGAGGAATGGATGGCCTCCACGAACGGCATCGTCGTGGCGACCATCGCGTTTGGAATGGGCATCGACAAGGCGGACGTGCGGGCCGTGTATCACTACAACCTGCCAAAGGGCCTGGAGAGCTACAGCCAGGAGATCGGGCGCGCCGGGCGTGATGGCGCGCCGTCGGTGGTGGAGCTCTTCGCGTGTCCTGACGACGTCTCCAGTCTGGAGAACTTCGCGTTCGGCGATACCCCCACGCCCGAAGCGCTTCAAGGACTGGTCACGGAGTTGCTTGGACAGGGCCCCGAGCTGAGCGTTGACCTGTTCGCCTTGTCCAGCCGGCATGACGTGCGGCAGCTCGTGCTACGTACGGCGCTGACGTACCTGGAGCTCGAAGGCGTGCTGCGGCAGGGCACGCCGTACTACGCGGGTTACAAGGTGCAGCCGCTCGTGTCTCTGGATGCGCTCGTGGGGCGGTTCCAGGGTGAGCGGGTGCAGTTCCTGCGGGACGTGTTCGCGCAGGCGAAGAAGGGGCGCACCTGGTACTCGCTCGACCCGGCGGAGGTCGCGGGCTCGCTCCGGCAGCCCCGTGAGCGGGTGGTTCGTGCGCTCGAGTATCTCGAAGAGCAAGGGCTCGTGCTGCTCCAGGTCTCCGACCCACGGCAGCGCTTCACGCGGCTGCGGCGCCAGGAGGACCCCAAGGCCCTCACGGACCTCCTCGACCGGCGCTTCCAGCAGCGAGAGGCCCAGGAGGTCGCGCGCGTCCAGGACGTCCTGAGGCTCGTCACGCACAAGGGGTGCCAGAGCAACGCGTTGGTCGCCCACTTCGGTCAGCAGCGGGAGCAGCCGTGCGGGCACTGCACCTTCTGCCGGACCGGCGAGGCCCAGGTGCTTCCCGCCGTGCGTCGGAAACCCGCGCTGCCAGCGGGCCTGGACGTGGTGGCCTTCCGGGCCCTGGCGGCGAAGCATCCCGAGGCGCTCGGGCAGCCGAGGCAGGCCGCGAGGTTCCTGTGTGGGTTGAGCAGCCCCGCGCTCACGCGGGCGAAGCTCGGGGGACACGCGCTGTTCGGCGCACTGGAGGGCTGGCCCTTCGTGGAGGTGCTGGACTTCTGTTGCGGCCAGCCCGTGACGTGA
- a CDS encoding pirin family protein, translating into MNATSRRRFLLQSGLLVAATAVGCRRSESPAVLLTSHRNVVQTLEGIPATDGAGVRLTRVIGQPALRNLDPFLMLDRFHSDDPGAYIRGFPSHPHRGFETVTVMLDGRMRHRDSRGNSGLIAGGGSQWMTAGRGIIHSEMPEQVQGLMSGFQLWLNLPAKEKLCPPAYQDHTPAQLAEERLSPAGSRARVIAGHMNGLQGPVRERPTQPLLLTLSLEDDRPFELDTPSDHTAFAFVSSGEVDLGPEDASKPVREGSLALLGPGSRLRVRARNRRSELLIAAARPLREPIVQYGPFVMNTRAEIQQAFEDYRAGVLDKG; encoded by the coding sequence ATGAACGCCACCTCCCGCCGCCGCTTCCTCCTCCAGTCCGGCCTGCTCGTGGCCGCCACGGCCGTGGGGTGCCGGCGCTCGGAGTCCCCAGCCGTTCTCCTGACGTCACACCGGAACGTGGTGCAGACCCTGGAGGGCATCCCTGCGACGGATGGGGCAGGGGTCCGCTTGACGCGGGTCATCGGCCAGCCCGCGCTGCGGAACCTCGACCCGTTCCTCATGCTGGACCGGTTCCACTCAGATGACCCCGGGGCCTACATCCGCGGCTTCCCCAGTCACCCCCACCGGGGCTTCGAGACCGTCACCGTCATGCTCGACGGGCGGATGCGGCACCGGGACAGCCGTGGCAACAGCGGGCTCATCGCCGGAGGCGGCTCACAGTGGATGACCGCGGGGCGCGGCATCATCCACTCGGAGATGCCGGAGCAGGTGCAGGGCCTCATGTCCGGCTTCCAGCTCTGGCTCAACCTCCCCGCGAAGGAGAAGCTGTGCCCGCCGGCCTATCAGGACCACACGCCCGCGCAGCTCGCGGAGGAGCGGTTGAGCCCAGCCGGCAGCCGCGCGCGCGTCATCGCGGGCCATATGAACGGGCTCCAGGGTCCCGTGCGTGAGCGGCCCACCCAGCCGCTCCTGCTGACCCTGTCGCTCGAGGACGACCGACCGTTCGAACTCGATACCCCTTCGGACCACACCGCCTTCGCTTTCGTGTCCTCGGGCGAGGTGGACCTGGGGCCCGAGGATGCGTCGAAGCCGGTGCGCGAAGGCTCGCTGGCGCTGCTCGGCCCGGGCAGCCGGCTCCGCGTGCGCGCCCGGAACCGCCGGAGCGAGCTGCTCATCGCCGCGGCCCGGCCCCTGCGTGAGCCCATCGTCCAGTACGGCCCCTTCGTCATGAACACCCGCGCGGAGATCCAGCAGGCCTTCGAGGACTACCGCGCGGGCGTGCTCGACAAGGGATGA
- a CDS encoding PD-(D/E)XK nuclease family protein has translation MRAPEPPPGSVRSPCTPGEASLARAMENLTAQPDVESLLLRPAQADLRRCRATSMGGAAAPRFHRAAPSPNAPHGSPLSAGGIPFTGFIDLVDARRLASDGVLRITDHKFTSNVATNAASAEQLADADTEPGLQMVGYGAWALGQVERFPGLRTLELEHLYYQTRGQRLAASVVATVPAEHVAHEWQTKVEPQVEAMKEHAQAARASEVPANYGPACGKYGGCPFMAKCLTGENKTMSLRDKLFNKASESAPLTVAAVERNAPELPAVLPPDAPTPTPVQTAPEVAQATEQPAPKRRGRPRKAAESEQPKGEMRVLFVDCIPTTFDGPTPESLTNYVDTMHRKVAEAGGVDDVRFAGSDSALGFGKWRGALAMAARAELPAPGSYVALGVAQSELMQVIVEALEPAFDMVVRGTR, from the coding sequence GTGCGCGCCCCCGAGCCTCCCCCGGGAAGCGTCCGGAGTCCATGCACGCCGGGAGAGGCGTCTCTGGCCAGGGCCATGGAAAACCTCACAGCACAGCCCGACGTCGAGTCCCTCTTGCTCCGTCCTGCCCAGGCCGACCTGCGCCGCTGCCGGGCAACCTCGATGGGCGGCGCCGCGGCCCCGCGGTTCCATCGAGCGGCACCGAGCCCAAACGCTCCTCACGGGAGCCCACTGTCGGCAGGCGGCATTCCCTTCACCGGGTTCATCGACCTAGTAGACGCTCGACGGCTCGCCTCTGACGGCGTCCTCCGCATCACCGACCACAAGTTCACCAGCAACGTCGCGACGAATGCCGCGAGCGCTGAGCAGCTCGCCGACGCCGACACCGAACCGGGCTTGCAGATGGTCGGCTATGGCGCGTGGGCACTCGGCCAGGTTGAGCGCTTCCCAGGGCTGCGCACGCTGGAGCTTGAACACCTCTACTACCAGACCCGGGGACAGCGCCTTGCCGCGTCCGTCGTCGCAACGGTGCCCGCCGAGCACGTCGCGCACGAGTGGCAGACAAAGGTCGAGCCCCAGGTCGAAGCGATGAAGGAGCACGCGCAAGCCGCCCGAGCTTCCGAGGTGCCCGCGAACTACGGCCCCGCCTGCGGCAAGTACGGCGGATGTCCGTTCATGGCGAAGTGCCTCACAGGAGAGAACAAGACGATGTCCCTGCGTGACAAGCTGTTCAACAAGGCTTCCGAGTCCGCCCCCCTTACCGTTGCCGCGGTCGAGCGCAACGCCCCGGAGCTGCCCGCCGTTCTTCCCCCGGACGCGCCCACACCTACGCCCGTGCAGACGGCTCCGGAGGTCGCCCAGGCCACGGAGCAGCCCGCGCCGAAGCGTCGCGGTCGCCCTCGCAAGGCGGCCGAGTCCGAGCAGCCCAAGGGCGAAATGCGCGTGCTCTTCGTCGACTGCATCCCGACGACCTTCGACGGACCGACGCCCGAGTCGCTTACGAACTACGTCGACACCATGCATCGCAAGGTGGCCGAAGCGGGCGGCGTCGACGACGTGCGCTTCGCGGGCTCCGACTCGGCGCTCGGGTTCGGCAAGTGGCGCGGGGCGCTGGCCATGGCTGCGCGCGCCGAGCTGCCCGCTCCCGGCAGCTACGTCGCGCTCGGGGTCGCCCAGTCGGAGCTGATGCAGGTCATCGTCGAAGCGCTCGAACCGGCTTTCGACATGGTCGTTCGCGGCACTCGGTAA